From the genome of Psychroserpens ponticola, one region includes:
- a CDS encoding acyltransferase: MMIKHYATKIILKVRKLGYKCFNTNKNISGKYTAIQPVVFRGKGSVVFGKHVKFGIVNSPMFYNTYAYIEARQPDSKIVFGNNVSVNNNFSITSEKSIIIKDDVLIGYNCHISDSNFHDLNPGNRLNTDLNPKEVSIGKNVFIGNNVTILKGVVLGENLVVAAGSVVTKSFSKNLIIGGVPAKIISELP, from the coding sequence ATGATGATTAAACATTATGCGACTAAAATTATTTTAAAGGTTAGAAAACTAGGTTATAAATGTTTTAATACAAACAAAAATATTAGTGGTAAATACACAGCAATTCAACCTGTAGTTTTTAGAGGTAAAGGGAGTGTTGTTTTTGGAAAGCATGTTAAGTTTGGGATTGTTAACTCTCCTATGTTTTATAATACATATGCTTATATTGAAGCACGACAACCAGATTCTAAAATTGTATTTGGTAATAATGTTAGTGTTAATAATAACTTTTCGATTACTTCTGAAAAGTCAATTATCATTAAAGACGATGTTTTAATTGGGTATAATTGTCATATTTCTGATAGTAATTTCCATGATTTAAATCCTGGAAATAGATTAAATACAGATTTAAACCCTAAAGAAGTTAGCATTGGTAAAAATGTATTTATTGGTAACAATGTTACTATTTTAAAGGGTGTTGTATTAGGAGAAAATTTAGTCGTTGCAGCTGGTTCTGTTGTGACAAAGAGCTTTTCTAAGAATTTAATTATTGGAGGTGTGCCTGCGAAAATTATTAGTGAGCTGCCCTAA
- a CDS encoding O-antigen translocase: protein MRQKIKHFLSSNQLLKIASLNSVSVFIRVISGLITSKLIAIFIGPDGLAFIGNFRDFIKSGQAFTTLGINNGVVKYVAELKNNSRELSQMLSTAFYLILFSVTFFSIGVYFTSESINDFIFTAQKDYVNIIKLIAISLPFYAFKTFIFSILNGLSKFKKILIINIIAQILGTIANVFLIWEFKLEGALISILLIEIILFVILLLSAFGVFNYLKLISFKKISFISFKSLGAFSIMALLSATLLPLVTVYVRNYIILEIGDIYAGFWVAMQRISNYYLMFVTTLITLYILPRFSQINTQRAFRAEVFSFYKTIIPIFGLGLIIIFFLRSFIVKLIFSDEFEPVTELFFWQILGDFIKVLSLVISYQFLAKKMLWHYIIIELLAIIVMYISSICLIDYYGLIGVVKAHFLSYLIHFIILLFVFRKALFGILPNNTTDDD, encoded by the coding sequence ATGAGACAGAAAATAAAACACTTTCTTAGTAGTAATCAACTTTTAAAAATAGCATCTTTAAATTCTGTTTCTGTCTTTATAAGAGTTATATCTGGACTTATTACGTCTAAATTAATAGCGATATTTATTGGTCCAGATGGCTTAGCATTTATTGGTAATTTTAGGGATTTTATAAAATCTGGCCAAGCATTTACAACACTCGGAATTAATAATGGAGTTGTCAAATATGTAGCTGAATTAAAGAATAATAGTCGCGAACTAAGTCAGATGCTTTCAACTGCATTTTATCTCATTCTATTTTCAGTTACCTTTTTTTCTATTGGAGTATACTTCACTTCAGAATCTATTAATGATTTTATTTTTACAGCTCAAAAAGACTATGTTAATATTATAAAGTTGATAGCTATTAGTCTTCCCTTTTATGCCTTTAAAACTTTCATTTTTTCAATTTTGAATGGGCTTTCTAAATTTAAAAAAATACTCATCATAAATATTATTGCACAAATTTTAGGCACCATTGCTAATGTTTTTCTTATCTGGGAATTTAAATTAGAAGGTGCTTTAATTTCCATTTTATTAATAGAGATTATTTTATTCGTTATTCTGCTGTTAAGTGCGTTTGGAGTTTTTAATTACTTGAAGTTGATTTCATTTAAAAAAATCAGTTTTATTAGTTTTAAAAGTCTTGGCGCTTTTTCAATTATGGCATTGCTTTCTGCTACTTTGTTGCCTCTAGTAACTGTATATGTTAGAAACTATATTATTCTTGAAATTGGTGATATTTATGCTGGTTTTTGGGTTGCAATGCAAAGGATTTCTAATTATTACTTGATGTTTGTTACGACTTTAATCACACTTTATATTTTACCTAGATTTTCTCAGATTAATACGCAAAGAGCCTTCAGAGCTGAAGTTTTTAGTTTTTATAAAACAATCATTCCTATTTTTGGTTTGGGACTCATTATAATATTCTTTTTAAGAAGTTTTATTGTTAAATTAATTTTTTCTGATGAATTTGAACCTGTTACAGAGTTATTCTTTTGGCAGATTTTGGGTGATTTTATAAAAGTACTTTCTTTAGTGATTTCTTATCAGTTTTTGGCAAAAAAAATGTTATGGCACTATATTATTATTGAGTTATTAGCAATTATTGTAATGTATATATCAAGCATTTGTCTTATTGATTATTATGGATTAATTGGAGTTGTTAAAGCACATTTTCTGTCTTATTTAATTCATTTTATAATTTTGCTTTTTGTTTTTAGAAAGGCTTTATTTGGTATATTGCCCAATAATACTACAGATGATGATTAA
- a CDS encoding O-antigen translocase produces the protein MKKLIKYINTNVLFKVAHLNTVTIVTKIIAGILTSKAIAIFIGVEGMALIGNLRNFLSGIQSFAILGFYNGFVKTVGKCKDDALELSKTISTTYYLGFFSTILMSFLCYYNAEFINDFLFSENFNYAYVIQILALALPFYALNMFCFGIMNGFSNYKMLLIINIIGHILGLSVTLYLIYIEHIDGALIAAVITPSLLFLITLVGIVNRRNLMSQIKISHVSLSVLKTYAPYATMALVTAIALPFTSIMIRNFIIDELGIKQAGYWEAMNRISDYYLMFVTSIMTLYIIPRFSEIDNKIEFRKEVFGFYKSVMPIFGLGLLVIYLLRPFVVSLVFSEEFQPVENLFLWQLLGDFVKVLSIVIAYQFLAKKMFMQFIVIEVFLVIILYLTSIYMIDIYGVEGAVMGHFISYLLHFLIVLLVFSNSLFGVVDDEHK, from the coding sequence TTGAAGAAACTTATTAAGTACATTAATACCAATGTGCTGTTCAAAGTAGCACATCTTAATACGGTTACTATTGTCACTAAAATAATTGCTGGAATTTTAACTTCTAAAGCTATAGCTATATTCATAGGAGTAGAAGGAATGGCACTTATTGGTAATTTGAGAAATTTTTTAAGTGGCATACAATCCTTTGCAATTCTTGGTTTTTATAACGGTTTTGTTAAAACAGTAGGTAAATGTAAAGATGATGCCTTAGAACTTAGTAAAACAATTTCTACGACTTATTACTTAGGTTTCTTTTCAACTATTTTAATGTCTTTTCTGTGTTATTATAATGCAGAGTTTATAAACGATTTTCTGTTTTCTGAAAATTTTAATTACGCTTATGTGATACAAATACTTGCATTAGCGCTTCCATTTTATGCATTGAATATGTTCTGTTTTGGAATAATGAACGGGTTTTCGAATTATAAAATGTTATTGATAATTAATATTATTGGTCATATTCTCGGTTTGTCAGTCACTTTATATTTAATCTATATTGAGCATATCGATGGTGCTTTAATAGCAGCAGTAATTACACCTTCATTATTGTTTTTAATAACGCTAGTTGGTATTGTAAATCGTAGAAATTTAATGTCTCAAATTAAAATATCACATGTGAGTTTAAGTGTGTTAAAGACCTATGCTCCATATGCAACAATGGCTTTGGTGACAGCTATTGCATTGCCATTTACATCTATTATGATCCGAAATTTTATAATTGACGAACTGGGTATAAAACAAGCTGGATATTGGGAAGCTATGAATCGTATTTCAGATTATTATCTCATGTTTGTAACTTCTATAATGACACTTTATATCATTCCGAGATTTAGTGAAATTGATAATAAGATAGAATTTAGAAAAGAGGTTTTTGGGTTCTATAAATCTGTTATGCCTATATTCGGCTTAGGACTTTTAGTGATCTATTTATTAAGACCATTTGTTGTGAGTTTAGTATTCTCTGAAGAGTTTCAGCCTGTAGAGAACTTATTTTTGTGGCAGTTATTAGGCGATTTTGTAAAGGTGTTGTCAATTGTAATTGCATATCAGTTTTTAGCAAAAAAGATGTTTATGCAGTTTATAGTTATAGAAGTTTTCTTAGTTATTATACTGTATTTAACAAGCATTTATATGATTGACATTTATGGAGTTGAAGGTGCAGTAATGGGTCACTTTATTAGTTATTTATTGCATTTTCTAATTGTACTTTTAGTATTTAGTAATTCGCTTTTTGGAGTTGTAGATGATGAACACAAATGA
- a CDS encoding DegT/DnrJ/EryC1/StrS family aminotransferase, translated as MIKFLDLHKINARFENEFSSKFKSFLDSGYYILGNEVNTFETNFSKYCGTKHCIGVANGLDALTLIFKAYLELGKLQPNDEIIVPANTYIATILSVLNAGLTPVLVEPDAATFNISPSEIEKYMTAKVKGILAVHLYGQLANMDAINSIAKKHNLLVIEDAAQAHGAILDSENKKAGNLSDAAGFSFYPSKNLGALGDAGAVTTNDTALANKIRVIRNYGSSKKYENETLGINSRLDELQAGFLNLKLKHLDEDNSRRRDIAKHYLGHIRNNNIQLPNYNNSGNHVFHVFVVRVKNRSKFIAHLENNKIGYLIHYPIPPHKQKALMSFNALYLPVTESIHDSVVSMPISPVMTNEEVQTVVNALNHY; from the coding sequence ATGATTAAATTTCTTGATTTACATAAAATAAATGCCAGGTTTGAAAATGAATTTTCGTCTAAATTCAAGTCTTTTTTAGATTCGGGATATTACATTCTTGGAAATGAAGTCAACACTTTTGAAACGAACTTCTCTAAGTATTGTGGTACAAAACATTGTATTGGAGTTGCCAATGGATTAGATGCGCTGACTTTAATTTTTAAAGCCTACTTAGAGCTAGGAAAATTGCAGCCAAACGATGAGATTATTGTGCCTGCAAATACCTATATAGCGACTATTTTATCTGTATTAAATGCAGGATTAACACCTGTTTTAGTTGAACCTGATGCAGCAACTTTTAATATTTCACCTTCAGAAATTGAAAAGTATATGACTGCAAAAGTAAAAGGCATTCTTGCGGTTCATCTTTATGGTCAATTAGCAAATATGGATGCTATTAATTCTATTGCAAAAAAGCATAACCTTCTTGTTATTGAAGACGCTGCACAAGCTCATGGAGCAATTTTAGATTCTGAAAACAAAAAAGCAGGAAATTTATCTGATGCTGCTGGTTTTAGTTTTTATCCTTCAAAAAATCTTGGTGCTCTAGGTGATGCAGGAGCAGTCACTACTAATGATACAGCATTAGCAAATAAGATTAGAGTAATACGTAATTATGGGAGTTCAAAAAAATATGAAAATGAAACTTTGGGCATCAATAGTCGTTTGGATGAATTACAAGCTGGCTTTTTAAATTTAAAGCTTAAACATCTTGATGAAGATAATAGTAGGCGACGCGATATTGCGAAGCACTATTTAGGTCATATTCGAAACAATAACATTCAACTTCCTAACTATAATAACTCAGGAAATCATGTGTTTCATGTGTTTGTGGTTCGTGTGAAGAATCGCTCTAAATTTATTGCGCATCTGGAGAATAATAAAATTGGATATTTAATTCATTATCCAATTCCGCCTCATAAGCAAAAAGCGTTAATGTCTTTTAATGCATTATATTTGCCTGTAACAGAGTCTATTCATGATTCTGTTGTTAGCATGCCAATTAGTCCAGTAATGACTAATGAAGAGGTTCAAACTGTTGTTAATGCCCTAAACCATTATTAA
- a CDS encoding FemAB family protein translates to MYKYSVKVYHSDFKKQWDEFVTHSKNATFLFQRDFMDYHKDRFKDYSLMVYDGEQLLAIFPANISNDIVYSHQGLTYGGLFFDERLTSTQIQEIFELVLAFFKTKNIQSVIVKSLPEFYQFHSSRVIDDLYKQDHSSIVKENIILAIDYNQDFKIAKSKIKRFKKLQRNQLTIKEGKLEINAFWNTILLKRLAEKHNSKPVHNLLEIQYLHSKFEDEITQYNIYREEEILAGITIFKKGNIVKSQYGMASIEGEKLNALDMLFVSLIIKFKEEGMQYFTMGSVNDNSELGYSKGMLKQKEELGCRKYTQNIWKIELND, encoded by the coding sequence TTGTACAAATATTCAGTAAAAGTATATCATTCAGATTTTAAAAAACAATGGGATGAATTTGTAACACATTCTAAAAATGCTACATTTTTGTTTCAAAGAGATTTTATGGACTATCATAAGGATAGATTTAAAGATTACTCTTTAATGGTCTATGATGGTGAACAATTACTAGCAATATTTCCAGCTAATATTTCTAATGATATTGTTTATTCGCATCAAGGATTAACTTATGGTGGATTGTTTTTTGATGAACGTCTAACTTCGACGCAAATACAAGAGATTTTTGAATTGGTATTAGCCTTTTTTAAAACTAAAAATATTCAATCGGTAATTGTAAAATCATTGCCAGAATTTTATCAGTTTCATTCCTCGCGAGTCATTGATGATTTGTATAAACAGGATCATTCTTCAATTGTTAAAGAGAATATTATTTTAGCTATTGATTATAATCAAGATTTTAAAATTGCAAAAAGCAAAATCAAACGATTTAAGAAGTTGCAAAGAAACCAATTAACAATTAAAGAAGGTAAATTAGAAATTAACGCATTTTGGAATACAATTCTACTGAAACGATTAGCCGAAAAACACAATTCAAAGCCTGTCCATAATTTGCTTGAAATTCAATATTTACATAGTAAATTTGAAGACGAGATAACACAATATAATATCTATCGTGAGGAAGAGATTTTAGCAGGTATTACAATTTTTAAAAAAGGAAACATTGTAAAATCCCAATATGGAATGGCTTCTATTGAAGGGGAAAAATTAAATGCTCTAGATATGCTTTTTGTATCTTTAATTATTAAATTTAAAGAGGAAGGTATGCAATATTTTACGATGGGTTCGGTTAATGATAATTCTGAATTAGGTTATAGTAAAGGCATGCTGAAACAGAAAGAGGAGTTAGGTTGCCGTAAATACACTCAAAACATTTGGAAAATAGAGTTGAATGATTAA
- a CDS encoding glycosyltransferase family 2 protein — translation MESKIELSIVMPCLNEAETLAICITKAQQFLDSNNVKGEIIIADNGSTDGSQLIANNLNARIVNVASKGYGHALRGGIEAAFGTYIIMADADDSYDFSHLMPFLKELRNGNELVMGNRFKGGIEKNAMPFLHKYLGNPVLSFVGRLFFKIKIGDFHCGLRGFSKAAYSKLGLKTTGMEFASEMIVKAKLNDLSITEVPTKLSKDGRTRPPHLNTWNDGWRHLRFLLLYSPKWLFLYPSLIMLIVGIITSIFLIIKPIIFENITFDVHTLLYTSSLTLIGFQFFVFYALTKIYAVENGLLPKSSRYNNLFKYLNLEKGLISGAALLLIGVILSIKGLFFWESVSFGSLQNTSSTLRIVIPAVFTILLGIQIILFSLFFSILSLKRQAE, via the coding sequence ATGGAATCAAAGATTGAGCTTTCTATTGTAATGCCATGTTTAAATGAAGCAGAAACGTTAGCTATTTGCATCACTAAAGCACAACAGTTTTTAGATTCAAATAACGTTAAAGGAGAAATCATAATTGCTGATAATGGCAGTACTGATGGCTCTCAACTTATTGCTAACAATCTAAATGCCAGAATTGTGAATGTAGCATCAAAGGGTTATGGACACGCATTACGTGGAGGTATTGAAGCTGCATTTGGCACCTACATCATTATGGCTGATGCCGATGACAGTTATGATTTTAGCCATCTTATGCCTTTTTTAAAAGAGCTTAGAAATGGTAATGAATTGGTAATGGGTAATCGGTTTAAAGGTGGAATTGAAAAAAATGCGATGCCATTTTTACATAAATATCTAGGCAATCCAGTGCTTTCCTTTGTTGGACGCTTATTTTTTAAAATCAAAATTGGCGATTTTCACTGTGGATTAAGAGGGTTTTCTAAAGCAGCGTATTCAAAATTAGGTTTGAAAACGACTGGAATGGAATTCGCATCAGAAATGATTGTCAAGGCAAAATTGAATGATTTATCTATTACTGAAGTTCCAACAAAATTATCTAAAGACGGAAGAACAAGACCTCCGCATTTAAACACCTGGAATGACGGTTGGAGGCATTTAAGATTTTTGCTGCTTTATAGTCCAAAGTGGCTGTTTCTTTATCCAAGTCTAATTATGCTTATTGTTGGGATAATAACATCAATATTTCTTATTATAAAACCAATTATTTTTGAAAACATCACCTTTGATGTACACACCCTTTTGTATACTTCGAGTTTGACATTAATCGGATTTCAATTTTTTGTGTTTTATGCATTAACCAAGATTTATGCCGTTGAAAACGGATTACTTCCGAAGAGTAGTAGATATAACAATTTGTTTAAATATTTGAATTTAGAAAAAGGATTAATTTCTGGTGCAGCTTTACTTTTAATTGGTGTAATTTTAAGTATAAAAGGATTGTTTTTTTGGGAATCTGTAAGTTTTGGATCGTTGCAAAACACATCAAGTACTTTAAGAATCGTAATTCCTGCAGTATTTACAATATTGCTTGGCATCCAAATTATTTTATTTAGCCTGTTTTTTAGTATTCTAAGTTTAAAGCGTCAAGCTGAATAA
- a CDS encoding class I SAM-dependent methyltransferase, giving the protein MKYLDKLLRNWRIKEANQFVRPNDKILDIGCFDGYLFEVLKQKNIQPSIGLDPLLEETKSKGEHLLVSGSFPNDVPTNTSFDCIVMLAVLEHIPREQQQLLNSEFFEFLNPLGRIIITVPSPFVDQILWVLKKLNLVDGMSLDEHYGFKTSEVFSLFDKKKYSLLKHKRFQLGLNNLFVFEKIA; this is encoded by the coding sequence ATGAAATACCTTGACAAACTTTTACGAAATTGGAGAATTAAAGAAGCAAATCAGTTTGTTAGACCTAATGATAAAATATTAGATATAGGATGTTTTGATGGTTATCTATTTGAGGTGTTAAAGCAAAAAAACATACAGCCTAGTATTGGTTTAGATCCATTGTTAGAAGAGACGAAATCTAAAGGTGAGCACCTTCTGGTATCTGGCAGTTTCCCTAATGATGTTCCAACAAATACTTCTTTTGATTGCATTGTTATGCTTGCCGTTTTAGAACACATTCCTAGAGAACAACAACAATTGCTTAATTCAGAATTTTTCGAGTTTTTGAATCCTTTAGGTCGAATTATTATTACTGTGCCTTCACCATTTGTAGATCAGATATTATGGGTTTTGAAAAAATTAAATTTGGTTGATGGGATGTCGTTAGATGAACACTACGGATTTAAAACTAGCGAAGTATTTTCATTATTTGATAAGAAAAAGTATAGCTTGTTAAAACATAAACGGTTTCAACTGGGACTCAATAATTTATTCGTTTTTGAAAAAATTGCATGA
- a CDS encoding alkaline phosphatase family protein: MREKINRFINSTKDFPVISALAAGFFPLIHYYSFNLTLADSQIQLVFLVSFFLILPVIMMLFFRIILKQTKINFYIIPVLNYMLFGIFISIVLLGLKFKYIVAIAVVTFLLGVFGYKFLKKIIVFQYLLGLLSLCFLVPKLVGYFNYSNTWLEQDDNIMLAEFKQKPNIYFIQVDGYANFSALKEQPYSFDNSDFETFLGTNGFKFYDDFRSNYYSTLSSNASMFAMKHHYYFKPNDVFAELHNARKVVVSDNPVLSILKHNNYKTFLICESSYFLTNRPKLSYDFTNIENNQLSFFGHKTNKDKKDIRTDLKTAILENKDTNNFFFIQKMSPQHIRYHQLPSDKMEEERNDYLERLNVANNWLTEMIDFITKTDDNALIVIHADHGGYVGFNSMAELVIKQTDKALVNSIYSSILAIKWPENKAPVFDENIKSSVNIFRILVSYLSKNTDYLNHLQPDKSYIVIDKGAPFGVYEYLNDKGELVFNKFE; this comes from the coding sequence ATGAGAGAAAAGATTAACCGGTTCATAAATAGTACTAAAGATTTTCCAGTTATTTCTGCTTTAGCAGCAGGTTTTTTCCCTTTAATACATTACTATAGTTTTAACTTAACGCTTGCTGATTCTCAGATTCAACTTGTATTTCTAGTGTCATTTTTTTTGATACTTCCTGTTATTATGATGTTGTTTTTTAGAATAATTTTAAAGCAAACAAAAATCAACTTCTACATTATTCCAGTTTTAAATTATATGCTGTTCGGAATTTTTATAAGCATCGTTTTGTTAGGCCTAAAGTTTAAATACATAGTTGCAATTGCTGTTGTTACATTTCTATTAGGTGTTTTTGGCTATAAGTTTCTGAAGAAAATAATAGTATTTCAATATCTATTGGGTCTTTTATCTTTATGCTTTTTAGTGCCTAAGCTTGTCGGTTATTTTAATTATTCAAATACTTGGTTAGAGCAAGATGATAATATTATGTTAGCTGAATTTAAACAGAAGCCAAATATCTATTTTATTCAAGTTGATGGATATGCTAATTTTTCAGCCTTAAAAGAACAACCATATAGTTTTGATAACAGCGATTTTGAAACCTTTTTAGGAACGAATGGTTTTAAGTTTTATGATGATTTTAGAAGTAATTATTATTCTACATTAAGTTCTAATGCTTCCATGTTTGCGATGAAGCATCATTATTATTTTAAACCTAATGATGTGTTTGCTGAATTGCATAATGCACGTAAAGTTGTTGTTAGTGATAATCCAGTATTATCTATATTAAAACATAACAATTATAAAACGTTTCTCATTTGTGAAAGCTCTTACTTTCTGACAAATCGACCGAAGCTATCCTACGATTTTACTAATATTGAAAATAATCAATTGTCATTTTTTGGTCATAAAACGAATAAAGATAAAAAGGATATTAGAACCGATTTAAAAACCGCAATTTTAGAAAACAAGGATACGAATAACTTCTTTTTTATTCAAAAGATGTCACCACAGCATATTAGATATCATCAACTGCCTTCAGATAAAATGGAAGAGGAGCGTAATGATTATCTTGAACGTCTTAATGTTGCCAATAATTGGTTAACCGAAATGATAGATTTCATAACAAAAACAGATGATAATGCACTTATTGTTATTCATGCTGATCATGGTGGATATGTAGGTTTTAATTCAATGGCTGAATTAGTTATAAAGCAAACAGATAAAGCCTTGGTTAATTCTATTTATTCTTCAATTTTGGCTATAAAATGGCCTGAGAACAAAGCTCCTGTTTTTGATGAGAATATCAAATCTTCGGTAAATATTTTTAGAATTCTGGTGTCGTATTTATCTAAAAATACTGATTATTTAAACCATCTTCAACCTGATAAAAGCTATATTGTAATAGATAAAGGTGCTCCTTTTGGAGTGTATGAATATTTAAATGATAAAGGTGAATTGGTGTTTAATAAGTTTGAATAA
- a CDS encoding spermine/spermidine synthase domain-containing protein, translating into MTTNTRHSSSFRDPSGYIFIDEGILKRSISPIYFKQYEALKKAKIFENLSKAGVLIPHTELSVSDKEIVIQPEQIPFITYPYEWSFNQYKEAALLTLKLQKYCLEHGFSLKDATAFNITFHKGKAVFVDTLSFDFYEENTPWRAYKQFITHFLGPLVLAHFHGAQSLKLMSNFIDGIPVNMLSSMLPFKTKLNPFLYSNIHLLAKFEDKHNEDYKGETKQSKLSKKAQLNIITSLYDYIKKLSLKEHSEWGNYYDKTNYSDAAFIEKANIINNWVTNLNAKSIIDVGGNDGTFVRQINHNFELALVCDIDNNAVDFNHKTLKSKKESNMLPFVLDALNPSPAVGFENKERQSFIERITKYAPDVTLALAVIHHMTLSGNVPFEMSAHFFASFSEHLIIEFPKREDSWVQRLLNTKGEFKAHFDFYTIANFESCYLNHFELIEKKPIENSHRVMFLLRRKSNERKD; encoded by the coding sequence GTGACGACTAACACTAGACATTCTTCTTCATTTCGTGATCCTTCAGGATATATTTTTATTGATGAAGGCATTCTTAAACGTTCTATTTCTCCTATTTATTTTAAGCAATATGAAGCTTTAAAAAAGGCTAAAATATTTGAAAATTTAAGTAAAGCTGGTGTGCTAATTCCACATACTGAACTTTCGGTTTCGGATAAGGAAATTGTTATTCAACCAGAACAGATCCCATTTATTACATATCCTTATGAATGGAGTTTTAATCAATATAAAGAAGCAGCTTTACTTACTCTTAAGCTTCAGAAATACTGCTTAGAACACGGTTTTTCGCTTAAGGATGCTACAGCATTTAACATCACATTTCATAAAGGGAAAGCAGTTTTTGTAGATACATTGTCTTTTGATTTTTATGAAGAAAATACACCTTGGAGAGCCTATAAACAATTCATTACTCATTTTTTAGGACCTTTGGTTTTAGCACATTTTCATGGTGCCCAATCTTTAAAATTGATGAGTAATTTTATTGATGGTATTCCTGTCAATATGTTGTCGTCAATGCTTCCTTTTAAGACTAAATTGAATCCTTTTTTATATTCTAATATTCATTTGTTAGCAAAGTTTGAAGACAAGCATAATGAAGATTATAAAGGAGAAACAAAGCAATCTAAGTTGTCAAAAAAAGCACAACTTAATATTATAACCTCTCTTTACGATTACATTAAGAAGCTATCATTAAAAGAGCATAGTGAATGGGGAAATTATTACGATAAAACAAACTATTCAGATGCAGCTTTTATTGAAAAAGCGAATATAATTAATAATTGGGTTACTAATCTTAATGCAAAATCAATCATTGATGTTGGCGGAAATGATGGTACGTTTGTGAGACAAATTAACCATAATTTTGAATTGGCCTTAGTTTGTGATATCGATAATAATGCGGTTGATTTTAATCACAAAACGCTTAAGTCTAAGAAAGAAAGTAATATGCTTCCTTTTGTGTTAGATGCTCTCAATCCTTCACCAGCTGTTGGTTTTGAGAATAAAGAGCGTCAATCTTTTATTGAAAGAATTACAAAATATGCTCCTGATGTAACATTGGCATTAGCTGTAATTCATCACATGACCTTATCAGGTAATGTGCCTTTTGAAATGTCTGCTCATTTTTTTGCTTCATTTTCTGAACACTTAATTATTGAATTCCCAAAGCGAGAAGATTCATGGGTACAACGTTTATTGAATACAAAAGGTGAATTTAAAGCACATTTCGATTTTTATACTATTGCTAACTTTGAGAGTTGTTATTTAAATCACTTCGAACTTATAGAAAAGAAACCAATTGAAAATTCTCATCGTGTAATGTTTCTTTTAAGACGCAAATCTAATGAGAGAAAAGATTAA